The Streptomyces tendae genome has a window encoding:
- the polA gene encoding DNA polymerase I: MAETASKKTDQTSGGPRPRLMLMDGHSLAYRAFFALPAENFTTATGQPTNAIYGFASMLANTLRDEAPTHFAVAFDVSRKTWRSQEFTEYKANRSKTPDEFKGQVELIGELLDAMNAPRFAVEGFEADDVIATLATQAEAEGFDVLIVTGDRDSFQLVSDHVTVLYPTKGVSELTRFTPEKVFEKYGLTPAQYPDFAALRGDPSDNLPGIPGVGEKTAAKWINQFGSFAELVERVEEVKGKAGQNLRDHLEAVKLNRRLTELERRVELPKGVPDLERTAYDRKAVAMILDTLEIRNPSLRERLFAVDPGAEEADTTPVVTDGVEVDGTVLGTGELAGWLTEHGTGPLGVAAVDTWALGTGSVAEIALATADGPAAWFDPSELDEADEQALRAWLGDAARPKVFHNAKRAMRVFAEHGWVIEGVTMDTALAAYLVKPGRRSFDLDALSLEYLHRELAPAAAPDGQLAFGADDGAQAQSLMVQARAILDLGETFEGRLADVGASDLLRDMELPTSALLARMERHGIAADRAHLEAMEQMFAGAVQQAVKEAHAAAGHEFNLGSPKQLQEVLFGELALPKTKKTKTGYTTDADALAWLAAQTDNELPVIMLRHREQAKLRVTVEGLIKTIAADGRIHTTFNQTVAATGRLSSTDPNLQNIPVRTDEGRAIRRGFVVGEGFESLLTADYSQIELRVMAHLSEDAGLTEAFTSGEDLHTTAAAQVFSVEQSAVDAEMRRKIKAMSYGLAYGLSAFGLSQQLNIEAAEARQLMDAYFERFGGVRDYLRRVVDEARATGYTATLFGRRRYLPDLNSDNRQRREAAERMALNAPIQGTAADIVKIAMLNVDRALREADLRSRMLLQVHDEIVLELAPGERTQVEELVRREMASAVELRVPLGVSVGVGPDWESAAH, encoded by the coding sequence GTGGCAGAGACAGCATCGAAGAAGACCGACCAGACCTCCGGCGGGCCCCGCCCGCGCCTGATGCTCATGGACGGGCACTCACTGGCGTACCGCGCGTTCTTCGCGCTGCCCGCGGAGAACTTCACCACCGCGACGGGCCAGCCGACGAACGCGATCTACGGCTTCGCGTCGATGCTCGCCAACACCCTGCGTGACGAGGCGCCCACGCACTTCGCGGTCGCCTTCGACGTGTCCCGCAAGACGTGGCGGTCCCAGGAGTTCACCGAGTACAAGGCGAACCGCTCCAAGACCCCGGACGAGTTCAAGGGCCAGGTGGAGCTGATCGGCGAACTGCTCGACGCGATGAACGCGCCGCGCTTCGCCGTCGAGGGCTTCGAGGCGGACGACGTCATCGCCACCCTCGCCACCCAGGCCGAGGCCGAGGGCTTCGACGTGCTGATCGTCACCGGCGACCGGGACTCCTTCCAGCTGGTCTCCGACCACGTGACGGTGCTGTACCCGACCAAGGGCGTCTCCGAGCTGACCCGCTTCACCCCGGAGAAGGTCTTCGAGAAGTACGGACTCACGCCCGCGCAGTACCCGGACTTCGCCGCGCTGCGCGGCGACCCGTCGGACAACCTGCCCGGCATCCCCGGCGTCGGCGAGAAGACCGCCGCGAAGTGGATCAACCAGTTCGGTTCCTTCGCCGAGCTGGTCGAGCGGGTCGAGGAGGTCAAGGGCAAGGCCGGGCAGAACCTCCGCGACCACCTGGAGGCCGTCAAGCTCAACCGCCGGCTCACCGAACTGGAGCGCCGGGTGGAGCTGCCGAAGGGCGTGCCCGACCTGGAGCGCACCGCCTACGACCGCAAGGCCGTGGCGATGATCCTCGACACCCTGGAGATCAGGAACCCGTCGCTGCGGGAGCGGCTCTTCGCCGTCGACCCGGGCGCCGAGGAGGCCGACACCACCCCCGTCGTCACGGACGGCGTGGAGGTCGACGGCACCGTGCTGGGCACCGGCGAGCTGGCCGGCTGGCTGACGGAGCACGGCACCGGACCCCTCGGCGTCGCCGCCGTCGACACCTGGGCGCTCGGCACCGGTTCCGTCGCCGAGATCGCGCTGGCCACGGCGGACGGACCGGCCGCCTGGTTCGACCCGTCCGAGCTGGACGAGGCCGACGAGCAGGCGCTGCGCGCCTGGCTCGGCGACGCCGCCCGGCCCAAGGTGTTCCACAACGCCAAGCGCGCCATGCGGGTCTTCGCCGAGCACGGCTGGGTGATCGAGGGCGTCACCATGGACACCGCGCTCGCGGCCTACCTGGTCAAGCCGGGCCGCCGCTCCTTCGACCTGGACGCGCTGTCCCTGGAGTACCTGCACCGGGAGCTGGCGCCCGCCGCCGCTCCCGACGGGCAGCTGGCCTTCGGCGCGGACGACGGCGCGCAGGCGCAGTCGCTGATGGTGCAGGCGCGCGCGATCCTCGACCTGGGCGAGACCTTCGAGGGCCGCCTGGCGGACGTGGGCGCGTCCGACCTGCTGCGCGACATGGAGCTGCCCACCTCGGCCCTGCTCGCCCGCATGGAGCGGCACGGCATCGCGGCCGACCGGGCGCACCTGGAAGCCATGGAGCAGATGTTCGCCGGTGCCGTGCAGCAGGCGGTGAAGGAGGCGCACGCGGCGGCGGGACACGAGTTCAACCTGGGCTCGCCCAAGCAGCTGCAGGAGGTCCTCTTCGGCGAGCTGGCCCTCCCTAAGACGAAGAAGACCAAGACCGGCTACACCACGGACGCCGACGCCCTGGCCTGGCTGGCGGCCCAGACGGACAACGAACTCCCGGTGATCATGCTCCGTCACCGTGAGCAGGCCAAGCTGCGGGTCACCGTCGAGGGCCTGATCAAGACGATCGCCGCGGACGGCCGGATCCACACCACGTTCAACCAGACCGTCGCCGCGACGGGCCGGCTGTCCTCCACGGACCCCAACCTGCAGAACATCCCGGTCCGCACGGACGAGGGCCGCGCGATCCGCCGCGGCTTCGTGGTCGGCGAGGGCTTCGAGTCCCTGCTCACCGCCGACTACAGCCAGATCGAGCTGCGCGTGATGGCGCACCTCTCCGAGGACGCCGGCCTGACCGAGGCGTTCACCTCCGGCGAGGACCTGCACACCACGGCCGCGGCCCAGGTGTTCTCCGTCGAGCAGTCCGCGGTGGACGCGGAGATGCGCCGCAAGATCAAGGCGATGTCCTACGGCCTGGCCTACGGGCTGTCCGCGTTCGGCCTCTCCCAGCAGCTGAACATCGAGGCGGCGGAGGCGCGCCAGCTGATGGACGCCTACTTCGAGCGCTTCGGCGGCGTACGGGACTATCTGCGCCGCGTCGTGGACGAGGCGCGGGCGACGGGGTACACGGCGACCCTGTTCGGCCGCCGCCGCTATCTGCCGGACCTCAACAGCGACAACCGTCAGCGCCGCGAGGCGGCGGAGCGGATGGCGCTGAACGCGCCGATCCAGGGCACGGCGGCGGACATCGTCAAGATCGCCATGCTGAACGTGGACCGCGCGCTGCGCGAGGCGGACCTGCGCTCCCGCATGCTCCTCCAGGTCCACGACGAAATCGTCCTGGAACTCGCCCCCGGTGAGCGCACCCAGGTCGAGGAACTGGTCCGCCGCGAGATGGCGTCCGCCGTCGAGCTGAGGGTGCCCCTGGGCGTCTCGGTCGGTGTCGGCCCGGACTGGGAGTCGGCGGCCCACTGA